DNA from Hippoglossus hippoglossus isolate fHipHip1 chromosome 1, fHipHip1.pri, whole genome shotgun sequence:
agatgaaaagaagatTTAACAGAGAGCATGaacagcagagaagaagaaatccGCTGGCTGTGACAGACTGACAGGCAGGGAAGTAGAGAGTAGagagggttgtgtgtgtgtgtgtgtgtgtgtgtgtgtgtgtgtgtgtgtgtgtgtgtgtgtgtgtgtgtgtgtgtgtgtgtgtgtgtgtgtgtgtgtgtgtgtgtgtgtgtgtgtgtgtgtgtgtgtgtgtgtgtgtgtgtgtgtgtgtattagaagagaacaagacaaaaaaaatagagGAGGAATTGAGACAAAGAGGCAGATTGACCAATgcagacagatgcaaaaaaccaaatggacaaaaaaagaaacaactgaGACAGACATATAAAGCGACACAAAGAAACAtacaaagagaaagtgagagggaCGCACACTGTATTCATACAtggagaatgagagagagagagaaagcaccGAGAGGAGGAAGCCAAGCTTTCTGTGGCTTAGCCAGACTGGAGCGGTGGGACTTGGCTGGCTGTGGACCCTTGGCTTCACTATTAAAgcgaaggagaaaaaaaaaatcacagtaaaaaaatgaaaagggcAAAGAGCTATGCCAAGAATGCACAGGCAAGAAGCAACACATTAGGTTCTTTCCTTCAGCCTGCCTCACTCTTTCCCCCAGCAGATCGAAACAATAGGTGGGACCAGCCTTGAGAACAAAGTGCTATACACCCAGAACCCtgctgagtgagtgagtgagtgagggcTGACTGAGGTCGACACTGCAAGTTTGAAACCCTGTATAATCATCATCCCCTTAATATGcactttccctttttgtttcctcttaaGTAGCCTTCAGGTTGTCGAAATCATCTTATTCCACACAGTCGAACTGCGTGTACAAGCTTGTTGAAAGCCATCACTGAAGCTATATACGATGTTCACACTGAGGGAACATTTTCAACCCAAggaagacatgtttttttacagtttcatcatTAAATCAAAAGGTAATATTATAGATGTCTTGTGCACCATTTTATTCGATTTCCCTGCAAATTCAGTCTGAATCATTTGGTATCTTTGAAAACTTTGCAGTCTCCACTATCTAACATGCAGTTTTGTGGATTTGAACAATGTTTGGCAGTAAAGCATGAGACAGTCCATCCAGGGGgcctaaattaaataaaaacaacattttcaaatcatttaTCACAGTGTGGAAATGTCCTTATTGTGTCATGTTAAAACCAGATTAAAGTTTAActagacatgcactgaaccccGGATAATCTCCGGACAGGGGagggggctgtatgtgagaacacaaatgtcagagtaagAGGTTCCTAGAAAAAACGTGGGATAGTTTTCAAAagagccaatgtgagaacacagcaggagatcctctgcaggattcaccacaagcgagtgggcgtgttgatgaaaCTTTGAACATGCAAAAgacgcaaaaataaaaaacaaatagaatacaaatatctcaggatgaagaagcggtgccacacacgtagaagatgtCAGGAGGGCTTTTGGTGATATGGGTCGATGGCAGTGTCGACTTTGGTTGTACTGTGCCGCATTACTTTGAGCAAATGCAGAAGTTTGCCAGGTATATTATTGACCACATTCACAGTTATAGTTAAGCGTGTAAGAATGTTAACTTTACTGATTAGCACTAAACAGAGAGTACAGCTGAGGTCGATGGGAATGTAATTTCAGGCATTTTACAATTAGAAACTTGACTAGATGAAGGAGCTAAAAATTGAAGGAAATCTACAAAATTATAGTATTGTAAATGACCGTGAGTAGTAATGAATGTCCAAACCAAAATGTAGGCCAATCGGTTTTGTAGATGTTGAGATATTACACCAAATAACTGACTGGCACTACGTTTGCTAAAGTTCATGGCAATCTatctaataataaaacattttaccaCTGCCAATGGTTCCCTTAAATTCGACCCCTTAAAATCTATTCATGCATTCCCTAAACCTCGGCCTGATCCGGCCATGCACCAAAGATTgaatgggctcttccctgacccaacccacatccttccaccaagtttcatggaaatccattcagttgtttttgtggaatCTTGCCTACAACAAGGtacaagggtgaaaacataatatcCTTGGCGGAGGGCTATAAAAGCTTTGGTGGcacaagaggaaaagtcaggatCAGAATCAACACAATTCATCCTGAAGGGACCATGGATGTCTGTACAAAATGTCATGTCAATCTGTTGAATAATTGTTGATATTTTTGAGTCCTTACTAAACAACATGGCCAAAAATATACTGCAAATCTCAGCTTGGCCTTTGTGTCTTCACCCTCTTTTGTTGAGAAACTCTAGAAGTTGGTATTTATGGCACTGCATTGTGTTGGTATCTGTCGCTTGTGTGTCAAAAGCtgtgagcgcacacacacacacacacacacacacacacacacacacacacacacacacacacacacacacacacacacacacacacacacacatagaataCACCCCTCTATCGGTTTTATGCACacttcaaacaaaacaacaaatggaATCTAACTGACCCAGCCACTCATAGCTGATAATCATGCAGTAATAGTCCCTATGCCATAATCATATCACCACATAGAGGTATAAGGGGACTTATAGGCTTTGCCAGATTAATAGAGAAAAACAAGGACTTATTTTCCTGACTTTTCCATCTGCTGAGAAGAGGATTATAGCCTTTAGATGGTCTGACTCCAGAATGGCCGTCACAGAGGGGGATatttgtggaaaaacacaccCCAGTAATGGATCGCCACACCACGGTGGGATCTCACCAAAATTATCCATCCAACTGATCCAAATAAGAACCAGAATGGCTTTATAACAATATAGGgtgagaggttttttttcttgggTTGTTTGAGAAAGCTTTAGCTGTTTGCCTCTCTTTGGCAATATGATGATTTAGAGAAGGCAAGGAAAAGTTATTGTGAAAACTGATACAATGAAAATATCTGAGGAAAGCAAGGTATCTCAAACAGGTATCATCAAGCAAAAACACCATGGGGCTCTTTTGTTGTCTTCATCAGTCAAATGTTTGAAACCCTGCTTGATTTTGGTTGCCATATGTCTTGTACTGCGAGGCTGATTGTGTGTATGCAGCTGAGATGTAACCCCAAATGCCATGTCATATTCTGGGCtcggagaagagaggaggatgccAAGAACTGAAACGTGACGacgagtgggtgtgtgtgtgtttgtgtgagtgtgtgggggaaaaaaggaatcCATCCAAAGGCTTCTCTTcgctctttgtgtgtgagtgtgcgttcATGTGTACACACATGTGATCAAGGGTGCATTTATGTGTGGGAAGAAGGAATCCTTCCAGCCGTTTTCTTTCCTGCGCCTCTTCCTGTgttgcccccccctcctccgcccCTGCACACAGTTCTCAAAGCCGGCGTCAGAGGGTTTGGCCTGGTCCAGAGGCAACCCACCAGAGGAgccagtgtttctctctctgtcctgtttcCACCACTCACTGAATGTTACTTAAATcctatccacacacacacacaccaatattCCCACATCTCTCCATCCAGTGTATGTGGCTGTATCTCATGTGACTTGCTGGATGTGAACCATGTATACTATGTGcgggaatgtgtgtgtgtcaaagagTTTTGGCAGTTTCCTCAATGCAGCCTTACCAAAAGATCCGCTGGGAAAAGTGGTTTTAAcgccccctctcttcttctcttcttgtctcctttctctctctatttcaCAATTACTTTGCCTCCATTTCTTTGTGCTCtgctccctttttcttttttaatttgaccctttttgttttattctgctctgtttttcctcaaatTCAACCTGTTGAAAACCTCCTCTTCTTCTAACTGTTCCCTCTCACTATGGTTAcacaaatttcagtttttttgtgtccaGCATATTCACTCTCTGCTCTATTAAAATCCCAACATCATCATTTGCATCAAAAAACATTGTCAGCTGGGTATGCATATATGGGCCTCCAATTCAGGATGTAACTCTCCCAGCACTGTCCACACACAATGAATGCTGATGGAGAGACATGATAGGTTATCCTGTAGGGACGGCTGGTCAGATGAAATAGCTACTTGGTATTCCATCCCTCTGCAAAGCATGAAACACAAGAGAGGGATGCTGGCGAGTATGCAAATGATGAAATACTTCATATATTTCGTGGGCCTCTGAAGTTCATCAGAACAGAAATTATATGCAGATGTATTTGTGATGTGTGAGAGCtgtcaaaatgtaaattaacaacacaacacacagaagcatgtatgtcaatgtgtgtttatgcatatAGCTATATAaagtacatacatttttttccccttatttatttacactttatttatatctATGTATCTAggtatctatgtatctatgtatctatgttTCTATgtacctatctatctatctatctatccatccctccCGCTGCTCCGTCTATCCATCCAAGCAAGTGTGGTTACACATATTCCCTATCCTACAAGAATACAAGCCTATACTACCTGAAAATGGTGGTAAGTTTGCAAAATTAGTCCAAGCAGTGAGATTTGCTAACCTGTGTTTATTATGGAATCAACCTACACTACCTGGCAACCTACAACATGAACTAATTAAGCTGCAAAGCAACAAACAGAGCTAATATCCATACTAATATGTTTTTTGcatgaaaatgcatcaactctgctacggacAAGCTGGGCATCCACATTACTCCGGCGGTTTAGAGCCGGTAAAACAGAGAGGTTTGGAATCACTGCAGTCTTTTAGTCTGAATgggagaaacagagatgttAGGAAACGACGACGTAGACACTCATAACCACTAATGGGGTCTTTTCGATCATGACGCTACCTTTGCTAATGCGTCAGACTCCTATCAAATAACCCCGCTTATGGAAGAAAACACCTGGCATTGGCCTCGGCTACCAGTTTACAATGCAACATACATGTAGATACtcaattacaagcattgctgaccctgttgcGCATAGCCAGTCTTTGAGTATGGTCATGTCATAAATGTCTTTAGGCGAGtaatggacagggattaaaactgatgcaGAGCCAAAACCTCATGCGGACAGAGATCGTAGACATGCATTGAAGTATGTATCTCTGTTTGGGAGGGCTGTTGTAAAGACTGAAAAAATTGCCTGACCCAAACCTGGAAAAATAGCTGAGTAGCCTCATCATCAGTATCATCTGACACCAGACAACTGGCAAAGAGAAAGAGTTCCTTCCATTGTAGAGAGAGGGCAGTGTGATATATTTATTAGATAATTTAGTTTGGCTCTTGAAGGATTTTCTGAAAATTTAAATAAGCCTTGAAAAGGCTCTCACCCCTGCTTTAAGGTCAGTTGCTAATgtttactgaagtaaaatgtttgtatcaTCTGACTACAGCTATTTCTTTCACCACTATACTTTCCTGTGTGCTAGTTTATGCAATCGGTCATGTGCTTCAGTCATTAATGAGGCATAAGCGAGTCCCACTAACAGTGATAGGGATCGAACCACATAGACGTTTGCCTGTCTTCCACAGTGACTTCAGCGGCCTTGTTCTGTTCTGCGAAGTTCATCAGAGTTCATCTTCTTTGTCCCGGCTGAGCTGAGGCTCACTACTGTCTCCATCCTTGTCTCGCTCATCTCTCCTCACCCCAGTCCCTCCCCAGGACTGCTTCTATGTCATATCCCAAGGGGGTAACTGcctccacacccacacccacacattcatacacacacacccctgctcCCCCCCTGTCAGTCCCCCAACCAACCCAGCCTCACCCTGCCTCTCCCTGTGCTCTCTGGGTGCAGCCTCTCTATGTGATGTCATTGAGGAGAAGAACAGCCTTTTAGTGTGTGCGTAAATgggtgtgtgtccatgtgagtcagtgagtgggggcgtgcatgtgtgtgaatatgtgacagggaaaagagagacatagagagagagggagagagagagaggatcgacagacagaaggaaagaaaggcACAAGTGTCGGGTTTCTCGTTTCAATTCAGAGGCACTCCTTGTTTTTAATCTAGAAAACAGGGTGAAAAGAgcaggaaagaagaggagataGTTGGGAACTTGAGCTGCTGACAGCTGGTTTTTATCCCTTCTCTCCTCACccctttgtctttctttttctctccctctctctactGTGTCAAGGCTGGGTCTCCAGAGCATCTGATGAACGCAAATATAAAACTGACCGTTAAATCATGACTTTATATCTGTTATACATCATATTAAGAAGCTTTGATTAGATATGCTGCCTGTCTCTTGTTTTATCCCCCGCTGATGATAGTATTTACTTCTTAAATCACATTTGTCTCTCTTCCTGTGACGTCTCACTCACCACATCCTGGTTTTGACTTCACAAGACTCTGACGTTTCTGCAGTTTAACCGTTTTCCTGTCAATTTTCAGTTCACACATATACACTCTCTCAGGATATTTTCTCACTACGCCAGCTTaattgcacacacatacacactgaatGATCAATAATTATATGCTATCATGGTAGGCTACTGTCCAATCTGTGGAAAGCCTGTCTACTTTGGTGAGTGAGACCTCTAATTTCTTTCACTTTagtttttcttctgctgtctgtttaatattttttatcgTAAAGTTCTCTATTTGCCTTCTcttaatgtatatatttttgttgtttcactTATATAAGAAAAAGTGCAAACAAGACAATTTTAAATGAGgacattttacacaaaaatgCTTATGGtataaatgaaagtaaaaaacatgtgtaaacTAAATCGAAGGGTACCTGGCACCTCTGCCAAAGCctagtccccttatgaaaccacatttaaattaaaagaatttTACAATcataagggttagggttagggtttgatttttttttggttagggtttgatttttttttaatcaagagcCATTAATTACTCAGTGAGAAATCAAcggaaatgtggaaaaaatgcCGTAtatcgcaatgttaaagacagttaaaaaaaacatcctggatcAACCCCCCTGATCCGGATTGGCATTTCTTCCAGTGGACTCTTTAACCTGCCAACCATATGTGCTACAGACTTCATCAATGGCTACATTTCATTACAATAATATGTACCATTTGACACAAAATGGTAGTATGCACTAACACAATGAAATACAACTAAACAGAACCAAGCCACTGCAAACATGCTTATTTACACCTGCTTTTCCTGCTGACATCTTGAAATATCTGCTTTGTAAAAGGCTGATGCTATCCATTTTGATGTGTGCttaaaagggggggggagaacaaaaagtttttctttttctttttctttctgcttctcttccaaccactgcacacacacacacacacacacacacacacacacacacacacacacacacacatacacagatgcacaaatCCCCGATAACAACAGGATGTGGGTCCAGACAAATGTGCGTGTATGCTGCTCTCTGGgtttcctcctcaccttcagTCTCTCATTTTTTGTCAAGTCCTCTCTCCCACATTCAGTCTTTGCTGTTAGCTCTATAACAGCACTCAAACCAACTATTCAATTCTACGTGAGTAGCTGTTCTTTTTACCGCAAGGTTTACTTTCCTACTTGAGTGCCAGCTAAGTTCAAATTCTCCGATGTGACCTGGCCTACTTACCTCTTTTCCTCCAACGCCACACTCTCTGGCCTATTTGCACGGAGGAGAgtaacagtttttaaataccGAACCAGACACCTGAATCACACACGTCGTATTTCTTCGATGTAAAATATCCTCATTTAACTCAGCGTCACAAATTatcaagagttttttttttttttaagtacagagtgtgtgtgtacaaaggaAAATTCCTCTGACTGCTTGGTTGatagataataaaaacataacatcccACCCTGCCTCTCATTAACGCAGGCTTCATATTTTTTGGTCCAGGTGAGAAGAAGAGGTCCCTGGGGAGGGACTACCACCCTCTGTGTCTGAAGTGTCAAAAGTGCAACAGACAGCTCACAGCCGGACAACATGCGGAGGTATATGGGGACAATGAATGAGGAAAAACATGagggaaataatgaaaacagcGACTGAATGCATAAATAGGACAAGCAAATAAATGTATGATGCAGTCAATGTGTCCTGCTGATTGTGTTTCAGTATGACGAGAAGCCGTACTGTTCACACTGCTACCTGAGGATGTTTGGTCCGAGAGGTACTGCCTGATGAACACATACAAAtgcagattcacacacacacacacacacacacacacacatgcataatgcattccctagccccttaccccttaccctaacctcaaccatcACTAttaatgcctaaccctaaatcttaccctaaccctaacctaaacctagtTTTAACCCCTAAcactaaaaccaagtcttaaacctcaaacagcccattgaattttggaagaccagccaaaatgtcctaaCAATGATGGTACtaaaccaaaattggccctcataactatagatgGACatgcacgcatacacacacgcTATTTCTGAATCCTGTTTCTCCCTGTGCATCTCTCTTGACAGGTAACAGGTGACTGGTGTCGCCGTGGCTCAGTGTATCCCCCCCACAGGAACCAGATGAAAGACAGACATCGATATGTTCACGCTAGTTGACTATCCATTATGCATCAGCAAAATTAagtatttgtttatgtgttatGACCACTTCATGCCATGCGTATGTGATtgtttacttttattaaatcatcTAATAACCTTACATGTAGAAATCTTTAAATGTTGCAACATCAAAACCCGGTGGATATCTGAGTCTGAGTTGGAGTTTGTAAAAAGGAGATTACAAGCTCATATTTGGATGTGTTCACTCACGCACCAACAAAATCTCCAATCAGCCAAACACACATGAACCACctaccaccccccccaccccaccccacccccaccccccaaaaaaatagaCCTATCTACCTCAAGAAGCAGCCAAGGGGGGGAGacaggagaaggaaggaagcagGAATGGATCTGGGTGGTTGCTGTTGGCAGCTTGAACCAGATCTTATGCCAGCAGAATCTGCTGGAATGGGTGCTACAAATgcatgaacgcacacacacacacacacacacacacacacacacacacacacacacacacacgtttgtatcTTAATGAGGACATTAATTTTCATAATGCATTCcttagccccttaccctaaccttaaccatcacaactaaatacctaACCCCAACctaaaccaagtcttaaccctcaaacaggcCATTagaagtgggtcagaaagtgaggaccagccaaaatgtcctcactgtgtAGGTTGTGGGATCtgaatggtcctcacaaagatatctgcacaagtactcacacacacatgcagtgaatATGTCTGCAGTGTGCCTTGACTGCTGCAGGGGCTTGTCATCCAGTGGTGGGTGAAGTACATAGGTcgacacacacaaaggcaagcacacacacatgcacacacagacagacacacacacacatgcatagagAAGGTGAGAGACATGCTGATGTGCTTTCCTGTTAAGTGTCATGTGTCACATGAGTGACAGTTCAGGTGTTTGTCCGTGATGATTGGAGGGATATAGAAATAACAGGTGAAGGAGGCTGAGCTAGAAACAATATGGAGAGAGATGCTGACGGCCAATGGGAGAGAGGCCTGA
Protein-coding regions in this window:
- the zgc:195282 gene encoding cysteine-rich protein 1; amino-acid sequence: MVGYCPICGKPVYFGEKKRSLGRDYHPLCLKCQKCNRQLTAGQHAEYDEKPYCSHCYLRMFGPRGNR